One stretch of Nomascus leucogenys isolate Asia chromosome 9, Asia_NLE_v1, whole genome shotgun sequence DNA includes these proteins:
- the SYT2 gene encoding synaptotagmin-2 isoform X1 has translation MAVPSATMRNIFKRNQEPIVAPATTTAMMPIGPVDNSTESGGAGESQEDMFAKLKEKFFNEINKIPLPPWALIAIAVVAGLLLLTCCFCICKKCCCKKKKNKKEKGKGMKNAMNMKDMKGGQDDDDAETGLTEGEGEGEEEKEPENLGKLQFSLDYDFQANQLTVGVLQAAELPALDMGGTSDPYVKVFLLPDKKKKYETKVHRKTLNPAFNETFTFKVPYQELGGKTLVMAIYDFDRFSKHDIIGEVKVPMNTVDLGQPIEEWRDLQGGEKEEPEKLGDICTSLRYVPTAGKLTVCILEAKNLKKMDVGGLSDPYVKIHLMQNGKRLKKKKTTVKKKTLNPYFNESFSFEIPFEQIQKVQVVVTVLDYDKLGKNEAIGKIFVGSNATGTELRHWSDMLANPRRPIAQWHSLKPEEEVDALLGKNK, from the exons ctgttccctctgccacCATGAGGAACATTTTCAAGAGGAACCAGGAGCCTATTGTggctcctgccaccaccaccgccaTGATGCCCATTGGACCCGTGGACAACTCCACCGAGAGTGGGGGTGCTGGGGAGAGCCAGGAGGACATGTTTGCCAAACTGAAGGAGAAATTCTTCAATGAGATCAACAAGATTCCCT TACCACCCTGGGCACTGATCGCCATTGCTGTGGTTGCTGGGCTCCTGCTTCTCACCTGCTGCTTCTGCATCTGCAAGAAGTGCTGCtgcaagaagaagaagaacaagaaggagaAGGGCAAAGGCATGAAGAATGCCATGAACATGAAGGACATGAAAGGGGGTCAG GATGACGATGACGCAGAGACAGGCCTGACTGAGGGAGAAGgcgaaggggaggaggagaaagagccaGAGAACCTGGGCAAACTGCAGTTTTCCCTGGACTATGATTTTCAGGCTAATCAG CTTACTGTGGGCGTTCTGCAGGCTGCTGAACTGCCTGCCCTGGACATGGGAGGCACCTCAGACCCTTATGTCAAGGTCTTCCTCCTTCCtgacaagaagaagaaatatgagACCAAAGTCCATCGGAAGACACTGAACCCTGCCTTCAATGAAACCTTCACCTTCAAG GTGCCATACCAGGAGCTTGGGGGCAAAACTCTGGTGATGGCCATCTATGACTTTGACCGCTTCTCCAAACATGACATCATTGGAGAGGTAAAGGTGCCTATGAACACAGTGGACCTCGGCCAGCCCATTGAGGAGTGGAGAGACCTGCAAGGCGGGGAAAAGGAGGAG CCAGAGAAGCTGGGCGACATCTGCACCTCCCTGCGCTATGTGCCCACGGCCGGGAAGCTCACTGTCTGCATCCTAGAAGCTAAGAACCTCAAGAAGATGGACGTGGGCGGCCTTTCAG ACCCCTATGTGAAGATCCACCTGATGCAGAATGGCAAGCGGCTCAAGAAGAAGAAGACAACCGTGAAGAAGAAGACCCTGAACCCATACTTCAATGAGTCCTTCAGCTTTGAGATCCCCTTCGAGCAGATTCAG AAAGTCCAGGTAGTGGTCACTGTGCTGGACTACGACAAACTGGGCAAGAACGAAGCCATAGGCAAGATCTTCGTGGGCAGCAACGCCACGGGCACAGAGCTGCGGCACTGGTCCGACATGCTGGCTAACCCCCGGAGGCCCATCGCCCAGTGGCACTCGCTCAAGCCTGAGGAGGAGGTGGATGCACTCCTGGGCAAGAACAAGTAG
- the SYT2 gene encoding synaptotagmin-2 isoform X2 — MRNIFKRNQEPIVAPATTTAMMPIGPVDNSTESGGAGESQEDMFAKLKEKFFNEINKIPLPPWALIAIAVVAGLLLLTCCFCICKKCCCKKKKNKKEKGKGMKNAMNMKDMKGGQDDDDAETGLTEGEGEGEEEKEPENLGKLQFSLDYDFQANQLTVGVLQAAELPALDMGGTSDPYVKVFLLPDKKKKYETKVHRKTLNPAFNETFTFKVPYQELGGKTLVMAIYDFDRFSKHDIIGEVKVPMNTVDLGQPIEEWRDLQGGEKEEPEKLGDICTSLRYVPTAGKLTVCILEAKNLKKMDVGGLSDPYVKIHLMQNGKRLKKKKTTVKKKTLNPYFNESFSFEIPFEQIQKVQVVVTVLDYDKLGKNEAIGKIFVGSNATGTELRHWSDMLANPRRPIAQWHSLKPEEEVDALLGKNK; from the exons ATGAGGAACATTTTCAAGAGGAACCAGGAGCCTATTGTggctcctgccaccaccaccgccaTGATGCCCATTGGACCCGTGGACAACTCCACCGAGAGTGGGGGTGCTGGGGAGAGCCAGGAGGACATGTTTGCCAAACTGAAGGAGAAATTCTTCAATGAGATCAACAAGATTCCCT TACCACCCTGGGCACTGATCGCCATTGCTGTGGTTGCTGGGCTCCTGCTTCTCACCTGCTGCTTCTGCATCTGCAAGAAGTGCTGCtgcaagaagaagaagaacaagaaggagaAGGGCAAAGGCATGAAGAATGCCATGAACATGAAGGACATGAAAGGGGGTCAG GATGACGATGACGCAGAGACAGGCCTGACTGAGGGAGAAGgcgaaggggaggaggagaaagagccaGAGAACCTGGGCAAACTGCAGTTTTCCCTGGACTATGATTTTCAGGCTAATCAG CTTACTGTGGGCGTTCTGCAGGCTGCTGAACTGCCTGCCCTGGACATGGGAGGCACCTCAGACCCTTATGTCAAGGTCTTCCTCCTTCCtgacaagaagaagaaatatgagACCAAAGTCCATCGGAAGACACTGAACCCTGCCTTCAATGAAACCTTCACCTTCAAG GTGCCATACCAGGAGCTTGGGGGCAAAACTCTGGTGATGGCCATCTATGACTTTGACCGCTTCTCCAAACATGACATCATTGGAGAGGTAAAGGTGCCTATGAACACAGTGGACCTCGGCCAGCCCATTGAGGAGTGGAGAGACCTGCAAGGCGGGGAAAAGGAGGAG CCAGAGAAGCTGGGCGACATCTGCACCTCCCTGCGCTATGTGCCCACGGCCGGGAAGCTCACTGTCTGCATCCTAGAAGCTAAGAACCTCAAGAAGATGGACGTGGGCGGCCTTTCAG ACCCCTATGTGAAGATCCACCTGATGCAGAATGGCAAGCGGCTCAAGAAGAAGAAGACAACCGTGAAGAAGAAGACCCTGAACCCATACTTCAATGAGTCCTTCAGCTTTGAGATCCCCTTCGAGCAGATTCAG AAAGTCCAGGTAGTGGTCACTGTGCTGGACTACGACAAACTGGGCAAGAACGAAGCCATAGGCAAGATCTTCGTGGGCAGCAACGCCACGGGCACAGAGCTGCGGCACTGGTCCGACATGCTGGCTAACCCCCGGAGGCCCATCGCCCAGTGGCACTCGCTCAAGCCTGAGGAGGAGGTGGATGCACTCCTGGGCAAGAACAAGTAG